AGTTTTGATTTCTACTCCAGATATTGATTGTTTCATTAGTATCATCAATTGCAGCAATATCGTCACCATTTTGACTAAAACTAAGACTAGCATTCCAAACACTTTTACCCTCTGTTCTGAGAGTTTGCAGCAACCTGCCATCGTGCCAATTCCAAAGTTTTACTGCTCCAGCTTCATCAACTGTAGTCAGTAATTTACCATCTGGGCTGAAACTGAGAGCTAGGATGGCATTTTTTTGGATAGCTAAAGTTTGGAATAATTTGCCGTCACTCCTCCAGATTTTAATACTTTTGTCTTCACTGACAGTAGCCAAAAAATTTCCATCTGGACTAAAAATTACGCCCCTGATTGCAGCTTTAAATCCTTCTAATCGGTTACGTTCTCTTGTGAAATTAACTGTATGTTGTAATATTTCTAAAACTTGAATTTGAGTAGCTTGATCAACACTGGATGTACTTTTGATTTGCTTTCCGGCTTTTAACGCTTCTAATAAAGCATCAAATTTTTGATTTGAAACAAATAATGCAGTTGCAAATATACTTGAAGATTTAATTTTTTCTAATTGCGCTTGTTTAATTATTCTCGAAGTCCATAGTCCGGTAAATACTGCTAGGATGAGGGCGATCGCTAATATTCCTCCCCCAATCTGAATTTGTCGTTTAGCTTTTTGGTTAGCTGCAAATAATACTTCGTTTGCTTGGATTAATATCTGGGTCGCTTCTGCTTCTGCTTGCAATCGTTTCTGAACATCCCGCTTTTCTAATTCTTGGCTAGCATCTAAAAATTTTCGATCCAAATCGCTCAAACCTTTATCTGCTGCCCAAATTCGGGCATCCTGTAAAGTTTGACCACGCAACAAACGCGACTCATCGTGAAAGTTGGAAGTCACCCAAGCATTTAAAGCTTGTGCATAGGGTCGAATATTTGTCAATACTTTGTCGAGCCATGCTTGATTAAATATTGCTGCATAGATGTGATTATAAATTCGCAATTTTCCCTGCTGCTTGATAATTAACCCCGTCAGACGTAATTGTGTTTGTTCGGGACTATCATCTGCGAGTATTTCTCCCTGGTGTAAGATTTGCTGATATAGTCCCAACAATCGCCCAGTCTGATTTTCTGAACTTTGCGTTAGGCGATCGCGGATTGTTCGCAAATGTTCTGGTTCATCCTGCGCTTCCCAGTTTTCGATGATTTGCGTTTGTACCAATCTCTCCACACACTCCCTTTCCTGATGCGGGGGGAATGAATGATTAGAAGTACAAATCAGTTGACAAAGCTTTTGAGTTAAAAATGGCTGTCCGCCAGTCCACTTTAACACCTCTTCTAGTATCGCTTTTGGTCTAGCAACTATTCCCTCTAAACCTTGAACTAAAGCTTCTACTTCTGCTAATTGAAAGCCAGTTAATTCAATAGCACGACCGATATTGAAAGGTGTACGATTTTTATCAGCTATTAAATTAGAGGGAGTCGCCACCCCCAACAAACAAAAAGTAAGACGTTGATATTCTGGATTATCTGCTCTTTGGTTATAGCAAGCACGAATAAATGCAAAAAAATCATCTTTAAAATTTATTTTTAAAATGCTGTCAACTTCATCAATAAAAATGATAATTTTCCCCGAAAATTCTGTTAACAGTACATCATCAATTAATTCACTCAATCTTTGTTTTGGGGGTAAAAATTCACGTTGCCGCCACCACGTTCCAAAATTCACTTTTCTTGATAGACCAAAGCCCCGCAACAACTCGGAAACCAATCCTCCATACCATTCGGAAGGCGTGACATGGCTGCCAATTCTTGTCAAATCAACCGATGCACATTGTATACCTTGCTCTTTAAGCTGTTTCATAATATGTACTCGCAAGCTAGACTTACCCATTTGCCGCGAATTTAAGACATAACACAACTCACCATTTTTCAACCCCTCGTAAAGTTGAAAATCAGCCTGACGTACCACATAAGTCGGGTGTTGATATTCAAGACTGCCCCCTAATTTATAGTAATTTAAAGAACTCATAAACTCCGCGCCCCTCCGCGTGAACCTCATCCTCCCCCTGCGTTTAAATTTAAAACAAATTCTCTATAAAAATATATATTTTCTGATTACCTGACTTTTTATGACATTTACTGATTTTTAGAGCAAGCCACTCAGAAAAACTACTGATTTTATCTGTATCGACAAAAATCGCATATCAGCAAATAATCGTAGTTAACAAATGATGATGTAGATGAGTCACTAAAACAAATAGTTAATAGGAGGGATCATAGACTTCTAACCCTTATTGAATCCTGCAAAATATTGGAGATATCCTCATGTCTTGGATAAAATTACTAACTTCACCAATCCTGATTGCTACTTTAACTTGTAGTGTATTAGCTAGCTTGACAAGCACAGCTAATGCTAAACCAGAATCTCGACCAGTAGTACCTAATACTCAAATTGGGGGAAATCAACAAATCACTGGAAATATCCTGCAAGGAAATCCCACCATTGGGAATATTTTTTGCGAGCGAATTACTGTCACTTTGATAGAGTTTATCCCCAATGCACCTCAAGCGGGTCAATTCAATATTCCTACACAGCGACCTGTAGGACAACCAGTTATAGCTACAGGTCTTCATCTCGGTGAAGGTTGTAGTTATAATTTAGGATTTCGTTATTTGCCTAAAATTAGACCTTATGGAGCAAGCACTTTTAAAATCCGTGCTGATTCTATTGATGGAATAGTTGGTGAGCAATCAGTAAGCTATCCATTTCCTAATAATATCGATATCCCACTATTTCCGCCACCGCCGCCGCCTCGATAATTAGAAAACACGATACAAAAATCATCAGACCTCATTCACGTTATCAATAAATATCCTTGGAGTTATCTCATGTCCAAAATTAAGTTACGCCAGCGCCACACCCAAGAGAAATTTTCATTTTCAGTAGGAGTGTTCCACAACTCAAATAAATAGAAAATAGGAGCAACTATGAAATTTAACTGGATGAGAAAATTCTTGCATCTTTCAACTTTAGGTTTGTCAGTCTGTGGGATATTGCTGACATCATCTTCGTCAGTTCATTCCCAAAGCACAAGTGAAGTTGTTTCTTTTAGGTCGTATAATTTTAGCGATCGCTATATTCGCCACAAGAATTTCTTGGGCTACTTAGAGCCAATCAGTGACGACCTAGGAAGAAAAGACGCAACCTACAAACTTGTTCCGGGATTGGCGAATAGCAAATGTACTTCATTTGAGTCTGTAAACTTTCCAGGTCAGTTCTTGAGACACGAAAATTTCCGGCTGAAGTTGGCAAGGAGAATCAATCAACAGCTTTTTAGAGAAGATGCTACATTTTGCATTAAAAATCGGCTCTTTGGTGACGATGCTTCTAGTTGGTCATTTGAATCCCTCAACTTTCCTGGACACTACATACGACACAAGAATTTTGAGTTGTGGGTACAACCAGCAGATGGCAGCGATCTATTCAGAAAGGATGCGACATTTAGTATTACTAATCCTCTCTATCGGTAAGTTTTTCATTGGATTTATCAACATTTTCCCCTAAAAAAACATTATGAAACCTAACTTTATTACCAAGAGCTTCGTCACATTATTAATTTTTGCAGCAGTTTTAACTTCCGCTACTTCCAGTCAAGCGGCTCAATTGATAATTCGGGCGATCGAATGTAAATCTGTATCCACTGGTATTGATGCTGGTGTTCTCAACGCGATTTTTACACCACTTGCTACTGTTACTAAAGTGCTGATTTCTACAGCCCTCCCAGGCGACTTGAGTGAAGCCAGCAAGGCTATAGCTGCTATTCCCGATGTCGCTCAAGCAATTGATAGTGCTGGCGGAGGAGATCCAGATGATCTTTATTTAAGTTTGTCTAATCAACCAAAGCGGGATTTAGCCATTTGGCCAGCACCAGGAAAAGACTACGATATTAGTAAAGGTCAAGTTGTTCGCCCTAACCTCAAAATTGATTTCTCTAACGTCATAGATGTGAATTTCTGGGAGTATGACAGTGGTAGTGGAGATGATTTTCTGGGTCGCTTAACTGTTAACGAGTCCGAGGCTGGCGGCGTTAAGACAAAAATCGTCTACAACCCTGATGAGGGCAATATTTATGTAGTTGAATATGAAGTAGTCGGTGTAGCACCAGCACCCCAAGCTGTAGAACAACAATGGCAACAAGTTCCCGGTTGTGCTAAAAAAATCGCGGCTGGTGGTGGTAAAACTTGGGTGCTAGGTTGTACCAGTGGGGGGAGTGGTGGTTATGAAATTTTTACTAGAAACGGCT
Above is a window of Nostoc sp. UHCC 0702 DNA encoding:
- a CDS encoding AbfB domain-containing protein gives rise to the protein MKFNWMRKFLHLSTLGLSVCGILLTSSSSVHSQSTSEVVSFRSYNFSDRYIRHKNFLGYLEPISDDLGRKDATYKLVPGLANSKCTSFESVNFPGQFLRHENFRLKLARRINQQLFREDATFCIKNRLFGDDASSWSFESLNFPGHYIRHKNFELWVQPADGSDLFRKDATFSITNPLYR